In Scylla paramamosain isolate STU-SP2022 chromosome 29, ASM3559412v1, whole genome shotgun sequence, a genomic segment contains:
- the LOC135115288 gene encoding protein AAR2 homolog: protein MKVTWRLAPPLRSPPRAAIMDSCLFQLIPQDLFVDTVESNNSLASALTCLFANTEDSTARLSPPLVLEAHRFKDHLSAKFEWDLTLTDEGEYALVVVDVT from the exons ATGAAGGTAACCTGGCGGCTGGCTCCTCCACTGAGATCGCCGCCGAGGGCCGCCATCATGGATTCCTGCCTGTTCCAGCtt ATCCCTCAAGACCTCTTCGTTGACACTGTAGAGTCCAACAACTCCCTTGCCTCTGCACTGACCTGTCTCTTCGCCAACACTGAGGACAGCACTGCCCGCCTGTCACCTCCCTTGGTCCTTGAGGCTCATCGCTTTAAGGACCACCTCTCTGCCAAGTTCGAGTGGGATCTGACACTTACGGACGAGGGGGAGTACgcgctggtggtggttgatgtGACTTGA
- the LOC135115292 gene encoding deoxyribonuclease-2-alpha-like yields the protein MGNCWSIGIFLIVFLGTFCFWNCMTRDEPADTSGWYGCRDQKGDPVDSFVVYKLPHDRHAQFPPLKEGTAYMYLTPETASRLQSGGVSSVFSEYRDLASGWVLSKVSISNESSMVARTLSRLYSDPELNKKAAYILYNDEFPNGTKSMTQGHTKGVVVMTLNGGFWLIHSVPMFPPPPENGYSYPHSGHRYGQTMLCISLLPDQSHSLGWQLIQNNPFMYSANMPASLAAKFPMLTRVMEGERPSAPPWYSITPITSQGGKTFTSFAKYRKYNQDLYSGLVAPELKTDIMVESWRNGPRPLPSSCNNTYRVENIEEVTARAPSTNFSTHRDHSKWVVAARPEKPFVCIGDINRMETQFERAGGTVCMSSLSIWYRFHKLVQTEEACPHTK from the exons ATGGGGAACTGTTGGTCGATAGGAATATTCTTAATAGTGTTTCTAGGCACATTTTGCTTCTGGAACTGCATGACCCGTGACGAGCCAGCAGACACCTCGGGCTGGTATGGTTGCAGGGACCAGAAGGGCGATCCCGTAGATTC GTTTGTGGTGTACAAGCTGCCCCATGACAGACATGCACAGTTTCCACCACTGAAGGAGGGAACAGCCTACATGTACCTCACACCAGAGACAGCCTCCAG GCTGCAGAGTGGAGGTGTGTCGAGTGTGTTCAGTGAGTACCGTGACCTGGCTAGTGGGTGGGTGCTCAGCAAGGTCAGCATCAGCAACGAGTCTTCCATGGTTGCTCGCACCCTCAGCAGACTGTATTCTGATCCTGAACTCAACAAG AAAGCAGCGTACATCCTCTACAATGATGAGTTCCCCAATGGCACCAAGTCCATGACCCAGGGTCACACAAagggcgtggtggtgatgactctCAATGGAGGCTTCTGGCTCATCCACTCAGTGCCCATGTTTCCGCCGCCACCTGAGAATGGGTACTCCTACCCTCACTCGGGTCATCGCTATGGCCAGACCATGCTGTGTATCAGTCTTCTCCCTGACCAGTCACACAGTCTTG GGTGGCAGCTGATCCAGAACAACCCCTTCATGTATTCTGCCAACATGCCCGCCTCACTGGCTGCCAAGTTCCCCATGCTGAccagggtgatggagggagagcGACCCTCAGCCCCACCGTGGTACagcatcacccccatcacctcaCAGGGTGGCAAGACCTTCACCTCCTTTGCTAAGTACAGGAAATACAACCAAG ACCTGTACAGTGGCCTTGTGGCACCAGAACTCAAGACAGATATCATGGTGGAGAGCTGGCGCAATGGACCtcgccctctcccctcctcctgcaacaATACCTACAG AGTGGAGAACATTGAGGAAGTGACTGCCAGGGCTCCCTCCACCAATTTCTCCACTCACCGTGACCACAGCAAGTGGGTGGTGGCTGCCCGGCCTGAGAAACCATTTGTGTGTATTGGAGACATCAACAGGATG GAGACGCAGTTTGAGCGAGCCGGTGGAACAGTGTGCATGTCAAGCCTCAGCATCTGGTACAGGTTCCATAAGCTGGTGCAGACAGAGGAGGCTTGCCCACACACCAAGTGA